The Plasmodium relictum strain SGS1 genome assembly, chromosome: 9 genome window below encodes:
- a CDS encoding cochaperone prefoldin complex subunit, putative, which translates to MACDLEKIEENEREKPNVVIQLNTLGLEELISLTLKLEEEWKIIKKNYTILESAIVTYDKCKNCVEQLNPSKYEAKNFNIFMNELERSELIKLCTKEQDNKSKDTDKEDSQEKKKIENIDNLIDQIKINEKEEEKEKKQKSLDVHIPLTSLVYVPGKIVDTENFLIRMGTNYYVQRNSQQTIEYFNDKIKRLNEQIKKLKITLIEKKNEIDLCKNYIQIKREQQRSNLNTNTQASSLNPSVSS; encoded by the exons ATGGCTTGCGATTTGGAGAAGattgaagaaaatgaaagagAAAAACCAAATGTTGTAATTCAATTAAATACATTAGGCCttgaagaattaatatctttaaCCTTAAAATTAGAAGAg gaatggaaaattataaaaaaaaattataccaTTTTAGAAAGTGCTATAGTAACTTATGACAAATGTAAAAATTGTGTAGAACAGTTAAATCCTTCTAAATATGAagcaaaaaattttaatatatttatgaacGAATTAGAACGATCAGAGCTCATTAAACTATGTACTAAAGAACaagataataaaagtaaagaTACAGATAAGGAAGATtctcaagaaaaaaaaaaaattgaaaatatagataatttaattgaccaaattaaaattaatgaaaaggaagaagaaaaagaaaaaaagcaGAAATCGTTAGATGTGCATATACCTTTGACATCTTTAGTTTATGTTCcag gaaAAATTGTTGATACTGAAAACTTTTTAATACGTATGGGAACAAACTATTACGTTCAAAGAAATTCTCAACAGACAAttgaatattttaatgataaaataaaaagattaaatgagcagataaaaaaattaaaaataacattaattgaaaaaaaaaatgaaatagatctatgtaaaaattatatacaaaTTAAAAGAGAACAACAAAGGAGCAATTTAAATACAAACACACAAGCTTCTTCACTTAATCCTTCAGTAAGTAGTTAA
- the MBF1 gene encoding multiprotein bridging factor type 1, putative: MDHQDLKPVIWHKNEKKTKPKNIEEARKLGIDVEIEKKYFGGKNKSSKGNLIIENKAKIEQENENFKIDRVTPTFSRALQQARMNKKLTQAQLARLINESETVIKEYENGKAIPNNVIIQKLNRVLGINLPSPKRK; this comes from the coding sequence ATGGATCATCAAGACCTTAAGCCTGTTATATGGcataaaaatgagaaaaaaacgAAACCGAAAAATATTGAGGAAGCCCGAAAGTTAGGTATAGATGTAGAAATAGAAAAGAAGTACTTTGgtggaaaaaataaatcaagtaaaggaaatttaataatagaaaataaagcaaaaattgaacaagaaaatgaaaattttaagatTGATCGAGTTACACCAACATTTTCAAGAGCTTTGCAACAAGCCAGaatgaacaaaaaattaacacAAGCTCAATTAGCTAGATTAATTAATGAAAGTGAAACagtaataaaagaatatgaGAATGGAAAAGCAATACCAAATAATGttattattcaaaaattGAATAGAGTTTTAGGTATTAATTTACCTTCaccaaaaagaaaataa
- the PFK11 gene encoding 6-phosphofructokinase, putative, which produces MDIENAKKHLSELQEERRKHKINLPGILKNKIIIKEEENNIIGEKEKEILQNVFTHTIKKPIIKLCYENSSLNNSTRKKLNDTYSTKISTEISSCDYTGNSFLKEMIDIYKCDNILNIGILLTGIQAPGGHNIICSVLDNLKKKNKKNILYGFLNGFEGLKKYDLMELKNEYISMFRNIGGFDMIKSSKFNMSSEIDKKKCFKICRHLNLNGLIIVGGVKSNNKIALLAEYFENIYNLANEKIKKKKMSKMKTEKLDNDTEKEDYENDMLNNIENEEDIEKDVTYEIVSDLSDEEIKRKFPRQKKKLIRTAIVSAPKSVYNELKNEYIECSLGFDTTVFSYCQYISYLMSHMQTYLKGYHFVKILGNSSSHIALECFLQTKANVVLVSEEIKKKKLTLKDITHFIVDVIKTRYKHHGKKYGIIIIPEGLLSKVMEFKTLVNSILQIKKEHIKNKINNLLEIKNILSNNLIKDHYELFLSFPQFFQNHMLMEALSSEPFQYSRLNVEELLLYFVKKKIEDEKEIDDLEFIPHSYGSEVTCSLPTNFDCAYSYILGFSCVEIIEKKYNGYACVIKNLKDLLSNVDSIKIFGIPICSLMRIKNKNNIENEKEFSIKRRKVDLNNDYFLKYKKYRSNYLYEDNYRVLSGIQYDHNLPIEHNDSVYSSKKMNGFFIDYMNLNLKQNNTFNQINFTISGLKNDYLELDKNKNENKSRCNCNYYKCYDVLSEIERILIKSVIKFNTILVRHNTRITYINNSFENKLNYDSFLHINKIKEFYMIQDHSLNLKQNTRISTYSKNIGVVLLSHCTPGSNNILVGLHQRLSINNFKLIGFMGGLRGLLNNDICIINDNNLKNSTNLGGFPLLGANLEYRKSDFEKLYIYDLIKEEYVNKIIENCRKNNISNLVFIGDEKVISIMNILNDIFINKKVNIKIITVPTSLYNSFDKNLIECSIGYHSMVCNISDIISNLQSNCLNLNKYYYFIKVHTNISSSLILSIQLETHCNICYIGECVANQLTKLSTIIENISLIIIERINRMKYFGIILFSSNLIYCINDFYELCKDIDDNIESTEELDEIINNVVIPEKYEKILKKESIEILKICTRSVKDKLLKKEKRENEDIDSNFELMLINGIKKYIKELMEKSKENNELYSYKKHMNTLSSQITIKNIKVYSDIDYISHFQTINKNIDREINCYFPTHFDNSLAFSHGLLAGIAVENDLINYVTSIRHLNLNKNNWSSSLYPGFYFINNKDNNGHFNKYPYVAPVPISVKSSQMATIKHNANTWAYSDSYIYVGPVQYGVNPDSIGCSHIF; this is translated from the exons ATGGATATAGAAAATGCAAAAAAACACTTGAGTGAATTACAAGAAGAGAGaagaaaacataaaataaatttacctggaatattgaaaaataagATTATTATAAAGGAAGAAGAGAATAATATAATaggagaaaaagaaaaagaaatattgcAGAATGTTTTTACACATACAATTAAAAAACCAATAATTAAATTGTGTTATGAAAATAGTTCTTTAAACAATTCTACAAGAAAGAAATTAAATGACACCTATTCTACAAAAATATCAACAGAAATCTCTAGTTGTGATTATACTGGAAATTCTTTTCTAAAAGAAATGATAGATATTTATAAGTGTGataatattttgaatataGGGATTCTATTAACAGGAATTCAAGCACCAGGGGGTCATAATATTATTTGTTCCGTTTTAGACAacttaaaaaagaaaaataaaaaaaacattttatacGGTTTTTTAAATGGTTTTGAaggattaaaaaaatatgatctaatggaattaaaaaatgaatatataagcATGTTTAGAAATATTGGTGGATTTGATATGATAAAAAGTAGCAAATTTAATATGTCTAGTGAAATTGATAAAAAGAAATGCTTTAAAATTTGTAGACATTTAAATTTGAACGGGTTAATCATTGTTGGAGGAGTTAAAAGCAATAATAAAATTGCCTTATTAGCagaatattttgaaaatatttacaaTTTAGCTAATGAAAAGattaaaaagaagaaaatgagCAAAATGAAAACAGAAAAATTAGATAATGATACTGAGAAAGAAGACTATGAGAATGATATGCttaataatattgaaaatgaagaagatatAGAAAAAGATGTAACCTATGAAATAGTAAGTGATTTAAGtgatgaagaaataaaaaggaaatttcctagacaaaaaaaaaaacttataaGAACTGCAATAGTAAGCGCACCGAAATCTGTATATAACGAATTGAAGAATGAATATATTGAATGCTCGTTAGGTTTTGATACTACAGTATTTAGTTACTGTCAATACATAAGCTATTTGATGTCACATATGCAGACATATTTAAAAGGATAtcattttgtaaaaattcTAGGGAATTCTTCAAGTCATATAGCATTGGAATGTTTCCTACAAACAAAAGCAAATGTAGTCTTAGTAagtgaagaaataaaaaaaaaaaagttaacgTTAAAAGATATTACTCATTTTATTGTTGATGTTATTAAGACAAGATATAAACATCACGGCAAAAAATAtggaataataataataccaGAAGGACTACTAAGCAAGGTTATGGAATTCAAAACATTAGTAAATTCTATCTTGCAAATTAAGAAagaacatataaaaaataagataaataaCTTGCTtgaaataaagaatattttaagtaataatttaattaaagatCATTACGAATTATTTCTTTCATTTCCtcaattttttcaaaatcatATGCTAATGGAAGCTCTTTCTTCTGAGCCTTTTCAA TACTCTCGTTTAAATGTGGAAGAATTATTACTctattttgttaaaaaaaaaatagaagatgaaaaagaaatagacgATTTAGAATTTATTCCTCACTCATATGGGAGTGAAGTTACTTGTTCTTTACCTACAAATTTTGATTGTGCTTACAGTTATATATTAGGATTTAGTTGTGTtgaaataatagaaaaaaaatataacggTTATGCTTgtgttattaaaaatttgaagGATTTGTTATCTAATGTAGatagtataaaaatatttggaATACCAATATGTAGTTTAATGCGCATTaagaacaaaaataatatagaaaatgaaaaagaattttctataaaaagGAGAAAAGTAGATTTGAATAAcgattattttttaaagtacaaaaaatatcgttctaattatttatatgaagACAACTATAGAGTACTAAGTGGAATTCAATATGATCATAACCTACCTATAGAGCATAATGATTCTGTATATTCttctaaaaaaatgaatggtttttttattgattatATGAATCTCAATTTGAAACAAAATAATACATTtaatcaaataaattttactATATCTggattaaaaaatgattacTTGGAATtagacaaaaataaaaatgaaaataaaagtagATGCAATTGCAATTATTACAAATGTTATGATGTTCTATCGGAAATTGAaagaatattaataaaatctgttataaaatttaacacTATTTTGGTAAGACATAACACAAGAATTAcctatattaataatagtttcgaaaacaaattaaattatGATTCTTTTCTTCATATTAATAAGattaaagaattttataTGATACAGGATCATTCTCTaaatttaaaacaaaatactAGGATATCGACGTATTCTAAAAACATAGGAGTTGTATTACTTTCTCACTGCACACCAGgtagtaataatatattagttGGCTTACATCAAAGATTATctattaataatttcaaGTTAATTGGATTTATGGGAGGTTTAAGAggattattaaataatgatatatgtataattaatgataataatttaaagaattcAACAAATTTAGGTGGGTTTCCACTATTAGGAGCTAATTTAGAATATCGTAAAAGtgattttgaaaaattatatatttatgatttGATAAAAGAAGAGTATGTTAACaaaataattgaaaattGTAGAAAGAATAACATTTCTAATTTAGTTTTTATAGGTGATGAAAAAGTAATATCAATTATGAATATACTAAAtgacatttttataaataaaaaagtgaatataaaaattataactgTTCCTACTTCTTTATATAATAgttttgataaaaatttaattgaaTGTAGTATTGGCTATCATTCAATGGTCTGTAATATAAGTGATATTATAAGTAATTTACAAAGTAATTgcttaaatttaaataaatattattattttataaaagtgCATACCAATATTTCATCCTCCTTAATATTATCCATTCAATTAGAAACACATTGTAATATATGTTATATTGGCGAATGTGTAGCAAATCAATTAACTAAATTAAGTACaattattgaaaatatttctttaattataatagagAGAATTAATAGAATGAAATATTTCGGTATAATACTATTCAGTTCTAATTTAATATACTGTATTAAtgatttttatgaattatgTAAAGATATAGATGATAATATAGAATCTACCGAGGAATTAGACGAAATCATAAATAATGTTGTAATACCAGAAAA gtatgaaaaaattttaaaaaaagaaagtatagaaatattaaaaatatgtactCGTTCAGTTAAAGAtaagttattaaaaaaagaaaaaagagaaaatgaGGATATAGACTCAAATTTTGAATTAATGTTAATTAatggaataaaaaaatatataaaagaattaatggaaaaatcaaaagaaaataatgagctttattcttataaaaaacaTATGAATACATTATCAAGTcaaataacaataaaaaacataaaagtATATAGTGATATAGATTATATATCACATTTTCaaacaataaataaaaatattgatagAGAAATCAATTGTTATTTCCCAACTCATTTCGATAATTCATTAGCATTTTCTCATGGTTTATTGGCAGGGATTGCTGTtgaaaatgatttaattaattacgTTACATCAATTAGGCATttgaatttaaataaaaacaattgGAGTAGTTCGCTATATCCtggtttttattttataaataataaagataataatgggcattttaataaa tATCCTTACGTTGCTCCAGTTCCTATTTCAGTAAAGTCAAGCCAAATGGCTACTATTAAACATAATGCAAATACa tggGCATACAGTGACAGTTATATTTATGTTGGGCCAGTTCAATATGGTGTAAACCCAGATAGTATTGGATGCTCccatatattttga
- the GGPPS gene encoding geranylgeranyl pyrophosphate synthase, putative, with product MEDSKNEDSDSGLAFFRSMYNKYRDAVLSYINDYTLEDDVKYIISKYYKVLFDYNCLGGKNNRGILVILIYEYVKNRDINSSEWEKAACLAWCIEILQASFLVADDIMDKGETRRNKFCWYLLKDVETKNAVNDVLFLYNAIYKLIEIYIRNESCYVDIINSFRDATLKTIIGQHLDTNIFSEKYSDKNKDIDINDIDIPEHSKINVNMINFKVYQNIVIHKTAYYSFFLPIVCGMQLAGISIDNLIYKKIEDISILMGEYFQVHDDYLDAFGDTSKTGKVGSDIQNNKLTWPLIKVFELCTEADKVKIIKNYGKNNVACVKIIENIYEKYNIKHCYKEYEKNQKEKILIAINDIHHEGIEYVLKYLMEILFTGA from the exons atggaggATTCAAAAAATGAGGATTCGGACAGTGGGTTAGCTTTTTTTAGAAGT atgTATAACAAATATAGAGATGCCGTTTTGAGCTATATTAATGATTATACATTAGAGGATgatgtaaaatatattatttcaaaatattataagGTTCTATTTGATTATAATTGCTTGG gtggaaaaaataatagaggTATCTtagtaatattaatttatgaatatgtaaaaaatagAGATATTAACAGTTCTGAATGGGAGAAAGCAGCTTGTTTAG cGTGGTGCATAGAAATTCTGCAAGCATCGTTTTTAGTAGCTGATGATATAATGGATAAAGGAGAAActagaagaaataaattttgctg GTATTTACTAAAAGATGTAGAAACAAAAAATGCTGTAAATGATGTGCTATTTTTATACAATGCTATTTACAa ATTAATCGAAATATATATACGAAATGAAAGTTGCTATGTagatattattaattcttttagaGATGCCACTTTAAAGACAATAATTGGTCAGCATTTAGAtactaatatattttctgaAAAGTATTCTGACAAAAATAAAGACATTGATATTAATGATATTGACATACCAGAGCACTCAAAAATTAATGTTAATATGATTAATTTTAAAGTTTATCAAAATATAGTTATTCATAAAACCGCATATTATTCCTTTTTCTTACCTATTGTTTGTG gTATGCAATTAGCAGGAATATCAAttgataatttaatatacaaAAAGATTGAAgatatttctattttaatgGGAGAATATTTTCAa GTTCATGATGACTATCTAGATGCTTTCGGTGATACCAGTAAAACAGGAAAAGTTGGATCAGatatacaaaataataaattaacatggcctttaataaaa GTATTTGAATTATGCACAGAAGCAGATAaagttaaaataattaagaaTTACGGGAAAAATAATGTAGCATGTGTAAAAATTATTGAGAACATATacgaaaaatataatattaagcACTGTTATAAGGAATATGAAAAGaatcaaaaagaaaaaatattaat agcTATAAATGACATACACCATGAAG GTATAGAATATGtcttaaaatatttgatggaaattttatttactgGTGCATAA
- the NOT2 gene encoding CCR4-NOT transcription complex subunit 2, putative, whose product MGRGNKEKKREKSKNSLKLTNRKKKKNLVGNSKSEDNDIDNINSETNEQFSDILNENNSKRNNIENDELNYENKVENCLNNNSIFDMNYDKVECLESLNENLGKNNAIASDLQDNISNELQDKKSYKEKKKSEKNKIKKEEINTKEDKIREFKVKDSSNSESSNEGDKDNNISCKSKKCLTEDKDKEDNMENKDKENNNKENKNRDNIIIKGCDSNSISYSDNNECNNNTSKGILNYDNSSNINNKENLETGKIIDNDDSKNGKIESKKNIKFDNNKSNNNNKAKNDTKDEEVILNNETNTDNSKNKKNKKYIKTNDTITKAKLNLINTNNNDLNYTNEKKCSENNKCTIVKTLNHDKMNNDNNNINNDNNNHNNSNSNNNNNSSNNNNNNGNDNRNNNNNNNNNNNNNNNNNNNNNNNNNNNNSNSNNNNSNDNSNNNNNSNGNNNNSNNNDDDDNNKTNNKLEVIVESKKNKDKENNLINSVKHIKEANNILQENITKNSDILKIDEKINDVNNKIFKKREANKKKNIDKELNKEGMHKKKAKEKETNKEEFCNKKNTKEEINKRKNEKEEIIKKKMDEKEINNERINNEETVHKEVENGELPILKEQINKEIINKKEVNSKKEECDKEEVNEKDKINNNKEVDDRKNEENLTLEEILYETTERSKRYNRNNYGLLGILKVIKMTDPHLNILALGTDLTTLGLNLNSPDFLFSSFSSPLSDDPTNKDDYFTKPSSYLNTQFQIRLSLLLKLQTETLFYIFYNLPRDVLQAYAASELYIRKWLYHIIYKKWFTPNNSSNYTNLEKCSSWVYFDPITWTKKTYDDFLNIEDIMNVEDVTKCIEHIIKLQSYYNINQSNNSKNVESNANNNKISNNISSTL is encoded by the coding sequence atgGGTAGGGggaataaagaaaaaaagagagaaaaaagtaaaaattccTTAAAATTGacaaacagaaaaaaaaaaaaaaacttagtGGGAAACAGCAAAAGTGAAGATAACGATATTGATAATATAAACAGTGAAACTAATGAACAATTCTCagatatattaaatgaaaataatagtaaaagaaataatattgaaaatgatgaattaaattatgaaaataaagtaGAAAActgtttaaataataattccaTTTTCGACATGAATTATGATAAAGTGGAATGTTTAGAATCccttaatgaaaatttaggAAAGAATAATGCTATAGCATCAGACTTGCAAGATAATATATCGAATGAATTACAGGATAAGAAATCATATAaagaaaagaagaaaagtgaaaaaaataaaattaaaaaagaagaaataaacaCAAAAGAAGATAAAATTAGAGAATTCAAAGTTAAAGATAGTAGTAATTCGGAAAGTAGTAATGAAGGTGACAAAGATAACAATATAAGTTGTAAAAGTAAGAAGTGCCTAACAGAAGATAAAGATAAAGAAGATAATATGGAAAATAAGgacaaagaaaataataataaggaaaataaaaatagagataatattattataaaaggtTGTGATAGTAACAGCATTTCGTATTCTGATAATAATGAATGTAACAATAATACAAGTAAAggaattttaaattatgataattcaagtaatataaataacaaGGAAAACTTAGAAACTGGAAAAATTATAGATAATGATGATAGTAAAAATGGTAAAATAGAAtcgaagaaaaatataaaatttgataataataaaagtaataataataataaagctAAAAATGATACAAAAGATGAAGAAGTCATTCTTAATAATGAAACTAATACAGATAACTCAAAAAACaagaagaataaaaaatatataaaaacaaatgatACTATTACTAAAGCTaagttaaatttaataaacacaaataataatgatttaaattatacaaatgaaaaaaaatgttcagaaaataataaatgtacAATAGTAAAAACCTTAAATCATGATAAGAtgaataatgataataataatattaataatgataacAATAAccataataatagtaatagtaataataacaataatagtAGCaacaacaataataataatggtaatgataatagaaataataataataataataataataataataataataataataataataataataataataataataataataataataataatagcaatagtaataataataatagtaatgataatagcaataataataataatagcaatggtaataataataatagtaacaataatgatgatgatgataataacaaaacaaataataaattagagGTCATTGTAGAAagtaagaaaaataaagataaagaaaataacttAATAAATAGTGTAAAACATATTAAAGAAGCAAACAATATACTACAAgaaaatattacaaaaaattctgatattttgaaaatagaTGAAAAGATAAATGacgtaaataataaaatttttaaaaaaagagaagcaaataaaaaaaagaatatagaTAAAGAATTGAATAAAGAAGGTATGCATAAGAAGAAAGcgaaagaaaaagaaactaataaagaagaattttgtaataaaaaaaatacaaaagaagaaataaataaaagaaaaaatgaaaaggaagagataattaaaaagaaaatggacgaaaaagaaataaataatgaaagaaTTAACAATGAAGAAACGGTTCATAAAGAGGTAGAAAATGGAGAATTACCTATACTTAAAGAACAGATAAATAAAGAGATAATTAATAAGAAAGAGGTAAATAGTAAAAAGGAAGAATGTGATAAAGAAGAAGTAAATGAAAaggataaaataaataataataaagaagtagatgatagaaaaaatgaagaaaatttaacACTAGAAGAAATATTATATGAAACAACAGAAAGATCAAAAAGATATAACAGAAATAATTATGGATTATTAGGAATATTAAAGGTTATTAAAATGACTGATCctcatttaaatatattagcTTTAGGAACGGATTTAACAACTTTAGGATTAAATTTGAATTCTCctgattttcttttttcatctttCTCATCTCCTTTATCTGATGACCCCACTAATAAAGATGATTATTTCACAAAACCAAGTTCATATTTAAATACTCAATTTCAAATTCGCCTATcgttattattaaaattgcAAACAGAAAcattattttacattttttataatttgcCAAGAGATGTCCTACAGGCTTACGCAGCCTCAGAACtttatataagaaaatggttatatcatattatttataaaaaatggtTCACTCCAAATAATTCTTCTAATTATacaaatttagaaaaatgcTCTTCATGGGTATATTTTGACCCAATTACATGGACGAAGAAAACATATGATGATTTTTTGAATATAGAAGATATAATGAATGTAGAAGATGTTACTAAATGCATTGaacatataattaaattacaATCTTACTATAACATTAATCAATCAAATAATAGCAAAAATGTTGAATCAAATGcaaacaataataaaataagtaataaTATTTCTAGCACTTTAtag
- the GPI8 gene encoding GPI-anchor transamidase, putative produces MKLEIFLNFFILVAVKCVIASVNFTGLDTKNIKGKYKELESSFKKENTNKLFLNELKKSNYKNINVIALSTSRHYFNYRHTSNLLIAYKYLKNLGDIMDKNILLMIPFDQACDCRNIIEGTIFKEYEEFPGENIDGKKENPNLYKNLDIDYKNNNVRDEQIRRVIRHRYDGFTPQKNRLYTNGDKKKNLFIYMTGHGGVNFLKIQEFNIMSSSEFNLYIQELLIKNIYKYIFVIIDTCQGYSFYDDVLKFIYKNKINNVFLLSSSNRTENSYSLFSSKYLSVSTVDRFTYNFFNYLENIYRIYPTEPHKSAKSFSLYNILNYLKTQDIISEPTINNSNFSSSTFLHDKNILFYNSNLLIISRDLYESEYKQGYMKKKEERLSFQNICLGDLSFCGHIKSNIYRNMISLYENRSYYSVTETYLDEETYFTDYYFTSKAVDTNYSIKILLVLFFILLFILFFFFK; encoded by the coding sequence atgaaactcgaaatttttcttaatttttttatattagttGCAGTAAAATGTGTGATAGCCTCCGTAAACTTCACTGGTTTagatacaaaaaatataaaaggcaaatacaaagaattagaaagttcttttaaaaaagaaaatacaaaCAAGCTATTTCTGAATGAATTAAAGAAATCTAATTACAAAAACATTAATGTTATAGCATTAAGCACGTCAAGACACTACTTTAATTATAGGCATACAAGTAATTTATTGATAGCATATAAATATCTGAAAAATTTAGGTGATATTATGGATAAAAATATCTTACTTATGATTCCATTTGATCAAGCTTGTGATTGTAGAAATATAATAGAAGGTACgatttttaaagaatatgaAGAGTTTCCTGGAGAAAATATTGATgggaaaaaagaaaatcctaatttatacaaaaatttagatattgactataaaaataataatgtaagAGATGAACAGATCAGAAGAGTTATTAGACATAGATATGACGGTTTTACCCCCCAAAAAAATAGACTGTATACTAAtggagataaaaaaaaaaatttatttatttatatgacTGGTCATGGCGGAgtcaattttttaaaaattcaagAGTTTAATATTATGAGTTCTTctgaatttaatttatatatacaagaattacttataaaaaacatttataaatatatttttgtaataattGATACTTGTCAAGGGTATAGTTTTTATGATGatgtattaaaatttatatataaaaataaaataaataatgtgTTTTTGTTATCATCATCTAACAGAACTGAAAATAGCTACAGCTTATTTTCAAGTAAATATTTGAGTGTGTCTACAGTAGATAGATTTAcctacaatttttttaactatttagaaaatatttatagaatATACCCAACTGAACCACATAAAAGTGCTAAATCCTTTTCTCTATACaatattttgaattatttaaaaactcAAGATATAATATCGGAACCAAcaataaataattctaatTTTAGTTCATCAACATTCTTgcatgataaaaatattcttttttataattctaatttattaattataagtAGAGATTTATATGAATCTGAATATAAACAAGggtatatgaaaaaaaaagaagaaagattaagttttcaaaatatatgcCTTGGTGATTTAAGTTTTTGCGGGCATATAAAAAgcaatatatatagaaatatgATAAGTTTATATGAGAATAGAAGCTACTATAGCGTTACAGAAACCTACTTGGATGAGGAAACATATTTCACTGATTACTATTTTACTTCTAAGGCCGTTGACACTAAttattcaataaaaatattacttgttttgtttttcatattactcttcatacttttttttttttttaagtga